A portion of the Candidatus Bathyarchaeia archaeon genome contains these proteins:
- a CDS encoding metalloregulator ArsR/SmtB family transcription factor has protein sequence MDYQLESSAKERLERLISSSLCSAKDASKHIAELRELAREKDEGLVEQQSRLFKALSDPLRLKILRLLTRRRMCVCEVMAAFGLTQPTASHHLGILERAGLIKSEREGKWVFFKLENKKTFEAIEDLYSRICPKKDYDSHSN, from the coding sequence ATGGATTATCAGCTTGAGTCCTCTGCTAAAGAGAGGCTTGAGAGGTTAATCTCGTCCTCGCTCTGCTCGGCGAAGGATGCTTCAAAACACATAGCCGAGCTTAGGGAACTTGCAAGAGAAAAAGACGAAGGACTAGTTGAACAGCAGAGTCGATTGTTTAAGGCGCTCTCTGACCCACTTAGACTGAAAATCCTCAGACTACTCACCCGTAGGAGGATGTGCGTATGTGAGGTCATGGCGGCATTCGGTTTGACACAGCCGACAGCCTCACACCACCTCGGGATTCTTGAAAGGGCTGGGCTAATTAAGTCCGAGCGTGAGGGTAAATGGGTTTTCTTTAAACTCGAAAACAAGAAGACGTTCGAGGCAATCGAAGACCTCTACTCTAGAATCTGCCCTAAAAAAGATTATGATTCACATTCAAATTAA
- the arsB gene encoding ACR3 family arsenite efflux transporter — MSFWHTIPYTKRRICWIVSEVDNLKEGNSRLPLLSRFLTVWVFLALIAGVGFGYVFPEISSIISSMSVGTTSIPIAIGLIWMMYPPLAKVRYEELKKIISAKGSKVMLANSLTMNWVIGPLLMFMLAWLFLANYPAFRNGVILVGLARCIAMVIVWNNLARGDNEWAAILVALNSIFQVMLYSVLAYLYITVLSSWIAGEAAVVSISLLEIAKSVAIYLGIPFFGGMLTRFYFLRVKGKSWYESVLIPKLSPTSLFALLFTIVVMFSLKGEYIVRLPFDVAMVAAPLISYFTIMFFVSFATGYYSKLDYRKTATLAFTAASNNFELAIAVAVAVFGLASKEAFATVIGPLIEVPVMISLVNVSLKLRDHLFKRQEMLTSIE, encoded by the coding sequence ATGTCTTTCTGGCATACTATACCCTACACTAAAAGGCGTATTTGCTGGATAGTTAGTGAGGTAGACAATTTGAAAGAGGGCAATAGTAGATTACCGCTGCTCAGCAGATTCCTCACAGTCTGGGTGTTTTTAGCATTGATTGCTGGTGTTGGATTCGGTTACGTCTTTCCGGAAATCTCGAGCATTATCAGTTCCATGAGTGTAGGAACTACTTCTATCCCCATTGCGATAGGATTAATATGGATGATGTACCCTCCATTAGCGAAGGTTAGATATGAGGAGTTGAAAAAAATAATAAGTGCCAAGGGCTCCAAAGTTATGCTTGCCAATTCGCTAACCATGAATTGGGTAATAGGGCCCCTTTTAATGTTCATGCTAGCTTGGCTTTTCCTCGCTAACTATCCGGCATTTAGAAATGGAGTAATTTTGGTTGGTTTAGCGAGATGTATCGCAATGGTGATAGTTTGGAATAATCTAGCAAGAGGTGACAACGAGTGGGCTGCCATACTTGTGGCGTTAAACTCAATCTTCCAGGTAATGCTCTACTCAGTTTTAGCCTATCTATACATAACTGTTCTAAGTTCATGGATTGCTGGGGAAGCCGCTGTTGTTAGTATCTCTCTATTGGAAATAGCCAAGTCTGTGGCCATCTATTTAGGAATTCCTTTCTTTGGGGGGATGCTGACTAGGTTCTACTTCCTAAGGGTTAAGGGAAAATCTTGGTATGAGAGTGTCCTGATACCAAAGTTGAGTCCTACCTCACTATTTGCGCTCCTGTTCACCATAGTGGTCATGTTCTCCCTCAAAGGCGAATACATAGTAAGACTACCTTTTGATGTAGCCATGGTAGCGGCTCCCCTAATATCCTATTTTACCATAATGTTCTTTGTCTCATTCGCTACAGGGTATTACTCCAAGCTAGACTATAGAAAGACAGCCACCCTCGCCTTCACTGCAGCAAGCAACAACTTTGAGTTAGCTATAGCGGTCGCTGTAGCTGTATTTGGCTTGGCTTCCAAAGAAGCGTTCGCTACAGTAATAGGGCCGCTCATAGAAGTACCTGTTATGATAAGCCTCGTAAATGTGTCATTAAAATTGAGGGATCACTTATTCAAAAGGCAAGAGATGCTGACCTCTATTGAATGA
- a CDS encoding DUF4443 domain-containing protein — translation MRYTELRRMGLFELETLRIIEKVASNMAPGPSLTFMEAHVFKALELMADRGFIGRSKLSSELGIGEGAVRTLIKHLRKWRLVEVSRAGCHLTGHGKRMFAPLKDMILGEVEIPKNPVTVGNYNRAVQVGNASDGLRYGLEQRDAAVKAGALGATTLIFSKGRFIMPPTDEDCFKDSPEIGNLLRVELKPREGDVIIIGSSNDAKSAELGAKAALLATIKMMRR, via the coding sequence GTGAGATACACGGAATTAAGACGAATGGGATTGTTTGAGTTGGAGACTTTAAGGATTATCGAAAAAGTCGCTAGCAATATGGCGCCTGGGCCTAGCTTGACTTTCATGGAAGCTCACGTTTTCAAAGCCTTGGAACTCATGGCTGATCGAGGATTTATCGGCCGCTCTAAACTATCTAGTGAGTTGGGCATCGGAGAAGGTGCTGTTAGAACGCTTATAAAGCATCTCAGGAAGTGGCGGCTTGTTGAGGTCTCAAGGGCGGGGTGCCACTTAACCGGTCATGGTAAACGTATGTTCGCCCCACTTAAGGATATGATCCTAGGCGAAGTTGAGATCCCAAAGAACCCTGTAACAGTGGGCAACTATAACAGAGCTGTTCAAGTCGGAAACGCCTCTGACGGTTTGAGATACGGCCTTGAACAAAGAGATGCCGCCGTTAAGGCTGGAGCGCTTGGAGCTACGACTCTCATCTTCTCTAAGGGGAGATTTATCATGCCCCCGACCGATGAGGACTGTTTTAAGGATTCACCCGAGATCGGCAATCTCTTAAGAGTGGAACTCAAGCCTAGGGAAGGAGACGTCATTATTATTGGAAGCTCTAACGACGCAAAGTCGGCGGAATTGGGGGCAAAGGCCGCCCTCTTAGCGACCATCAAGATGATGAGACGCTGA
- the ppdK gene encoding pyruvate, phosphate dikinase, producing the protein MWVYRFEEGSAKLVSLLGGKGAGIAEMTRLGLPVPPGMTVTTEACRAYFASGNRLPEGLEDEISQALRWLEEKTGKKFGDPFNPLLVSVRSGAPVSMPGMMDTVLNLGLNDVTVEGLAKRTGDERFAYDCYRRFIQMFGSIVLHIPRSKFDDVLNSLKEKCKVKLDTELDAESLKTLVNRYKEIFRQETGRDLPQDPKEQLLMAVKAVFKSWNGKRAVEYRRFYKIPSDLGTAVNIQAMVFGNIGPNSGTGVAFTRNPSTGEAKIYGEYLMNAQGEEVVAGIRTPKHIDELRLEAPQLYEQLEKVCHTLERHYRDMQDIEFTIEEGKLYMLQTRTGKRTAQAAVKIAIDMADEGLITKEEALLRVQPSHLEQLLHRHIDPNAKVNVIAKGLPASPGAASGMVIFDVDEAARRGAAGEKVILVRPETTPEDIHGMVQAQGVLTSRGGMTCHAAVVARGMGKPAVVGCEELNVDVEAEFFKTRNIIIKKGDVITLDGSTGSVILGEVPMIDPEVRPELKRLLELADEIRTLGVRANADTPENAARARTFGAEGIGLCRTERMFNAKDRLPIVQEMILADTEEERRAALEKLRPMQKKDFKEIFRVCHDQPVTIRLLDLPLHEFLPRLEDLLVEVTTLKCKGEEGKELETKERILKRALALNERNPMLGHRGCRLSIRYPEIYEMQIQAIFEAAIELLKEEGVKVELEIMLPLVGEVNEFIFHRNRIVEVANRLMEAAGVKIPYLIGTMIEIPRAALTADEIAKHAEFFSFGTNDLTQTTFGYSRDDAEAKFLHDYLEKKILTVNPFEVLDRAGVGELVRIATEKGRSVRKNLKVGVCGEHGGEPSSIEFFHKIKLDYVSCSPFRVPVARLAAAQAKIREKIEVAPRDTTI; encoded by the coding sequence ATGTGGGTATATCGGTTCGAGGAAGGAAGCGCTAAGCTAGTCTCGCTACTAGGGGGGAAAGGGGCAGGTATAGCCGAGATGACTAGGCTAGGTCTCCCAGTTCCACCAGGGATGACTGTCACCACGGAGGCTTGCAGAGCCTACTTCGCATCTGGGAACCGCCTCCCAGAAGGTCTCGAGGATGAAATCTCACAGGCTCTGAGGTGGCTGGAAGAGAAGACTGGCAAAAAGTTTGGAGACCCCTTTAACCCACTCCTAGTATCCGTTAGATCTGGGGCGCCCGTCTCTATGCCAGGGATGATGGACACGGTTCTAAATTTAGGTTTAAACGATGTAACGGTGGAGGGGCTGGCTAAGAGGACGGGCGATGAACGCTTCGCTTATGATTGTTATAGGCGCTTCATCCAGATGTTTGGAAGCATTGTATTGCATATCCCCCGCAGTAAGTTCGATGATGTTCTCAACTCTCTTAAAGAAAAATGCAAAGTCAAACTCGACACAGAACTTGACGCTGAGTCACTAAAGACTCTGGTGAACCGCTATAAAGAGATCTTCAGGCAGGAGACTGGCAGAGACCTCCCCCAAGACCCTAAGGAGCAACTCCTAATGGCCGTTAAGGCTGTCTTCAAGTCGTGGAACGGTAAGAGGGCTGTAGAATACAGACGCTTCTACAAGATTCCCTCCGACCTAGGAACTGCCGTGAACATACAAGCCATGGTTTTCGGTAACATCGGGCCTAACTCAGGCACTGGGGTAGCCTTCACACGAAATCCATCAACAGGAGAGGCGAAGATTTATGGAGAATATCTCATGAACGCCCAGGGGGAGGAGGTGGTCGCAGGCATCCGAACTCCCAAACACATAGACGAATTAAGGCTGGAAGCCCCGCAACTTTACGAACAACTTGAGAAAGTCTGTCATACGCTTGAGCGTCACTATAGGGATATGCAGGATATAGAGTTCACTATCGAAGAGGGTAAACTCTACATGCTCCAGACACGGACTGGGAAACGCACCGCCCAAGCGGCAGTCAAGATAGCGATAGACATGGCCGATGAAGGACTAATCACCAAAGAGGAGGCACTTCTGAGGGTTCAACCCAGCCACCTGGAGCAGTTGCTCCACCGCCATATAGACCCCAACGCCAAAGTGAACGTTATAGCGAAAGGGCTGCCTGCATCACCAGGTGCAGCCTCCGGTATGGTCATCTTCGACGTCGATGAAGCCGCTAGGCGTGGTGCAGCCGGGGAGAAGGTTATCCTCGTAAGACCTGAGACTACACCGGAAGACATACATGGGATGGTCCAAGCTCAAGGGGTCCTCACCAGTCGGGGAGGGATGACCTGCCACGCAGCTGTAGTTGCGCGAGGGATGGGGAAACCTGCTGTGGTCGGCTGCGAGGAACTCAATGTTGACGTTGAGGCTGAGTTCTTCAAGACGAGAAACATTATCATCAAAAAGGGCGATGTCATCACCTTGGATGGCTCCACCGGCTCTGTGATACTTGGAGAAGTGCCGATGATAGATCCAGAAGTCAGGCCTGAGTTGAAGAGACTACTAGAGTTGGCTGATGAAATTAGAACCTTAGGCGTTCGGGCCAACGCTGACACGCCAGAAAATGCAGCAAGGGCGAGAACCTTCGGCGCTGAGGGAATCGGCCTCTGCCGCACTGAACGCATGTTCAACGCCAAAGATAGGCTACCGATAGTTCAGGAGATGATTTTAGCTGACACTGAAGAAGAGAGACGAGCGGCGCTGGAAAAGCTCCGCCCAATGCAGAAAAAGGACTTTAAAGAGATCTTTAGAGTATGCCACGATCAGCCTGTAACTATAAGGCTTCTAGATCTTCCACTTCACGAGTTTCTCCCAAGGCTTGAGGATCTACTAGTAGAAGTGACTACCCTCAAATGTAAGGGTGAAGAGGGAAAGGAACTTGAGACTAAAGAACGGATTCTGAAGCGCGCCCTCGCATTGAATGAACGGAACCCCATGCTGGGTCATCGGGGCTGTAGGTTAAGTATCCGCTACCCAGAGATCTATGAGATGCAGATCCAAGCTATATTTGAGGCTGCAATAGAACTCTTGAAGGAGGAGGGAGTCAAAGTTGAGCTTGAGATTATGCTCCCGCTGGTTGGGGAGGTGAATGAGTTCATCTTTCATCGAAACCGAATTGTTGAGGTGGCGAACAGGCTTATGGAGGCGGCAGGCGTGAAGATCCCATACCTCATAGGCACGATGATCGAGATTCCACGGGCAGCTTTAACTGCAGACGAAATAGCGAAGCACGCGGAGTTCTTCTCATTCGGCACGAATGACCTTACGCAAACGACATTCGGCTACAGTCGTGACGACGCTGAAGCAAAGTTCCTCCACGACTACTTGGAGAAGAAGATCTTAACGGTAAATCCTTTCGAGGTCTTGGATCGCGCTGGGGTTGGGGAGCTTGTGAGGATTGCTACAGAGAAAGGTAGGAGCGTAAGGAAGAACCTCAAGGTAGGAGTCTGTGGAGAGCATGGCGGCGAACCGAGCTCGATAGAATTCTTCCACAAGATTAAGCTAGACTATGTAAGCTGCTCACCCTTCAGAGTACCGGTAGCGAGACTTGCCGCCGCTCAAGCCAAGATCAGAGAGAAGATTGAGGTCGCCCCTAGGGATACAACCATATAG
- the amrS gene encoding AmmeMemoRadiSam system radical SAM enzyme: MPLKLKEELLSFPTVREALLFTPSNGRVVCNLCERRCKIPDGSLGFCKARGNIGGRLYTLVYGDISSISANPIEKKPFFHFYPGTTALTVGTWGCNFTCPWCQNWEISKFEANPAKANYIPPERLIELTLKCHCRGISISFNEPTLLFEYSLDLFKLAREKGLYTNYVSNGYMTSEALKMLEAGMDAIKIDVKGDTQTVRRYCGAEVDKVWSRAEEAKKMEVHVEIVALLIPGVNDSEASIKGVAWNVLERLGRDTPLHFTRYWPSYKFNNMPTPIETVERACKLAREIGLNYVYVGNVAGHRYENTYCPRCDVLLIERRGIQLLRNMLTNGACWNCGLKIPIVR, translated from the coding sequence TTGCCCTTAAAGCTCAAGGAGGAACTTCTAAGCTTTCCAACCGTTAGAGAAGCTCTCCTTTTCACCCCCTCTAATGGTAGAGTGGTCTGTAACCTTTGTGAAAGGAGGTGTAAGATTCCAGACGGTTCTCTAGGGTTCTGTAAAGCTAGAGGCAATATTGGAGGTAGACTATACACCCTAGTCTATGGTGACATATCCAGCATCTCAGCTAACCCCATCGAGAAGAAGCCATTCTTCCACTTCTACCCAGGTACTACAGCCTTGACTGTTGGTACTTGGGGGTGCAACTTTACGTGCCCTTGGTGTCAAAACTGGGAGATCTCAAAATTTGAGGCTAACCCCGCGAAGGCGAACTACATTCCTCCCGAGAGGCTGATTGAGCTCACATTGAAGTGCCACTGTAGAGGGATATCTATCTCTTTCAACGAGCCCACCCTCCTATTTGAGTATAGTTTAGACCTGTTCAAGTTGGCGAGAGAGAAGGGTCTTTACACAAACTATGTTTCCAACGGCTATATGACCTCAGAGGCTCTGAAGATGCTCGAGGCTGGGATGGATGCAATCAAAATTGATGTGAAGGGGGATACCCAAACCGTTCGGAGGTATTGCGGGGCTGAGGTGGATAAGGTCTGGAGCCGGGCTGAGGAGGCTAAGAAGATGGAAGTCCATGTGGAGATAGTTGCACTCCTCATCCCCGGCGTAAACGACTCTGAAGCATCAATAAAGGGAGTGGCTTGGAATGTTCTAGAGCGTCTGGGCCGGGATACCCCCCTCCACTTCACACGCTACTGGCCCAGCTACAAGTTTAATAACATGCCCACGCCAATCGAAACCGTCGAGAGAGCCTGTAAACTAGCCAGGGAAATAGGCCTCAATTACGTATATGTAGGGAACGTAGCAGGCCATAGATATGAGAACACCTACTGCCCAAGATGTGATGTGTTGCTCATCGAGAGGAGGGGGATACAGTTGCTACGGAATATGTTGACAAACGGAGCCTGCTGGAATTGCGGTCTGAAGATCCCTATAGTTCGCTAG
- a CDS encoding ArgE/DapE family deacylase, whose protein sequence is MGDFDIEEELVHIIDRKREELLKLCCNLVKARSENPPGDVSEAASVAEEYLRNEGLKVEVYEPEKGRLNLLATVGEGKRTLILNGHIDVVPTGDAAEWSFPPLLGEIREGRILGRGTSDMKSGVASIVGAVSALSKFEDEMPGRVLVTLVCDEETGGVKGTRWLADEDLLKGDACLIAECTGREKTGYAIEAGERGILWIHLKARGKPAHGSTPMLGKNAILMMMEALSRLRGIDELKVVMPSEAEELVIAGCKFFAKGVGDCRNGVVGLERLLDHYSMNVGTIRGGTKTNVVPESCEADLDIRIPLGGSRDQVERYLASCLPEDFEYEVKNFAPPSYTPSKSELVEIVKGVAETFLGYPPPAIIIPACSDAHIIREKLGIPVLSFGPGYSDLAHVRDEYVKAEDVVNFAKIYAVIAARWMQRLCK, encoded by the coding sequence ATGGGCGACTTTGACATTGAAGAGGAGCTAGTCCATATTATAGATAGGAAGAGAGAGGAACTTCTCAAACTTTGCTGCAATCTTGTTAAGGCAAGGAGCGAGAACCCACCAGGAGACGTCTCCGAGGCCGCGTCTGTAGCTGAGGAATATCTTAGGAATGAGGGCCTCAAAGTTGAGGTTTATGAACCGGAGAAGGGCCGCTTGAACTTACTTGCTACGGTGGGTGAAGGGAAACGGACACTAATCCTAAACGGCCATATCGACGTAGTCCCGACCGGGGATGCTGCTGAGTGGAGCTTCCCGCCGCTGCTCGGCGAGATAAGAGAGGGCAGGATACTGGGTCGCGGCACCTCGGATATGAAGTCAGGGGTAGCTAGCATCGTAGGAGCAGTAAGCGCTCTCTCCAAGTTCGAGGACGAAATGCCCGGTCGAGTGCTTGTAACACTGGTCTGCGACGAGGAGACCGGTGGCGTGAAGGGTACAAGATGGCTAGCCGACGAGGATTTGTTGAAGGGTGACGCCTGTCTGATAGCCGAGTGCACTGGACGTGAGAAAACTGGTTACGCCATTGAAGCTGGGGAGCGGGGTATTCTATGGATTCACCTGAAGGCTCGAGGCAAGCCTGCCCATGGAAGTACGCCCATGCTCGGCAAGAATGCTATTCTAATGATGATGGAGGCACTCTCAAGGCTGCGAGGAATAGATGAATTAAAGGTAGTTATGCCATCAGAGGCTGAAGAGCTTGTCATAGCAGGATGTAAATTTTTTGCTAAGGGGGTGGGAGATTGCCGGAATGGCGTTGTAGGCTTAGAGAGACTACTCGATCACTACTCTATGAACGTTGGAACCATCCGGGGAGGCACGAAGACTAACGTGGTTCCTGAGAGTTGCGAAGCGGATCTCGACATTCGAATCCCCCTAGGAGGATCACGAGATCAAGTGGAGCGCTACCTGGCCAGTTGCCTCCCTGAAGACTTTGAGTATGAGGTGAAGAACTTCGCTCCACCCTCTTACACACCCTCCAAAAGTGAACTCGTTGAAATTGTAAAGGGCGTAGCAGAAACCTTCCTAGGCTACCCTCCACCGGCGATAATTATCCCCGCATGTAGTGACGCTCATATCATCAGAGAGAAGTTAGGCATACCTGTCCTATCGTTCGGCCCAGGATACTCGGATCTAGCCCATGTCCGGGACGAGTATGTAAAGGCTGAAGATGTAGTCAACTTTGCCAAGATTTATGCGGTGATAGCTGCCAGATGGATGCAGAGGCTCTGCAAGTAG